In the genome of Arachis stenosperma cultivar V10309 chromosome 2, arast.V10309.gnm1.PFL2, whole genome shotgun sequence, the window AACacataaaaattagttaatatatgaTGATCTTTGCCACCAATTTGGTCAAACTAGATAGATAGAACTAAAGAATAGAAGGATGAATAATTTAGGGTAAAGATATGACAAGTAAATAAACATACTTAATTAGATAACTTatgaattgaaaataaatataaaaatattgttATGTACAAATATACAATAACTaagaattattaaataattcCATATATTTCACTACACTTATTAATATAAGACACATTTATTCTTTATATGAGTAATCATTAACATGATGAAAATTCAACTGCAGTCGATTTCacgtaaagttgatagttaagagcagttaaattatttgattaaatttttattttacgGCTTTTAGTtattatcaacttcacatgaagtcgaCTGCACGTAAGTTTCTACTATCAACGTAAAATAATACAATAGGTTGATATATATCTTAGTGAATTAAAAATGTAGGATTGATATTTGATTAAGTAAAGTTGAATGAAAAGTAGGGTTAGGTTAGCATCCATGTATAAAAGAAATGAGAAATGAGAAATGAAAATGGTCCCTGGCAAGGCATGGAAGGATGAGAGGGTGAGGGGGAAGAAGGGCAGCCAAAGAAGGGGGGGCCAACTGACATATGCCTCCTCCCCTTTTTCACGCCTTGTCCGTTCCTATTGACTATtgtcctctctctctctctctctctctctctctctcttactGCATTTAACACTGTAACTTTGTTGCCCCCTAAAACCCCACTACCAACTTAGCCAaatccaacaaaaaaaaaaaagtaaatactATTTCTAGTACTTCATCATTTGTTTCAAACACAAAACTTGtaactattaataatttaaataattagtcTAAACGATTTTATATATTGTAATTTGTTGATATATCAAAAATCGTTTAGACCAATTAATTGAATAATTGATGATCGATTAGAGAATTTCAAAttgtagaaaaatattttgttttttcattaaaaaaattttttaatggcaataatataataactactatatattttatttaatttatatttttacaataattatatatttgctgttattatcattattataatggtaattatataattttttgttgttattaAAAAAGTTTTACTGATAATTGTATAATTGTTGCTAAAATTTTTTAGCGACAGTATATAAGACgactaatatttaattatagataaatatattagtaactctttttattgtcattaaaaacaaaataaatgaccaataaaaaataatttttctaataatgttcaaacaaataattagaaattaaaatagatatttactaaaaaacacaaattcatattaaattataaaaccgtccaatttaataaaaaaatttagaactaCTTACCTTATGTAAAATCATAATATCAAACAATTTTAAAACCTAAATTTAGATTTGAACTAGTATAACTATTATTATATTGGGTGGTTTAAAAAGAGAGGGAATAGAAGCTTTGGTTGCTTCCTTCTCAGATATCTAATAATCTATCTatctttcttgcttggttttgTGGTCCATTCCCAATTGAGTGTGGCCCCTTTATATAACATAGATAAATTCTTCTGTTTAGAAACAAACAGTAGGATCCAAGTTGAAGGGAATATATGAATTAAGCTAAGAGAGACATCACAAGCCAAGtcaagctcaaaagatagagataTATCCATGGATTGGAATAATAATGGCAGCACTAGATCCTTTGTTCCTCGACCTGATTCTTCTTTCAGCTTCCTCTACAACTATACCTACACCAACCCTTACCCAggtaataacaataatattcttcttcttcttcttcttccaccaTATATAGCATGTAATCTCTAGACTCCATTTTTGTTTTCATATATGAATAGTAACTTGAGGTACAAGCAATACTATCACACTTTCACTCTATGTTATGTGTAGATCACTGTATATATAGGTGAAAACTCGAGTGCAgttgacttcacgtgaagttgataactgagaACCATTGGATGATTtgactaatttgactaaattttcatccaacgactctcagctatcaactttacgtgaagttgactGCTATGATTTTGCTTAGGCTCAAATTGCAATTGAAACcctaataattattattatcactatgtatagttattattataatttgttaataataaggaatagaAATGAAACAAGGAGGATCATCAGCAATGGTGGAGGGTccatcatcatcaacaacatTATCAATGGAGAAAATGAACAGCAACAGCAACAACTTAATGatggagaagaaaaagaggctAACAAATGAACAGCTGGAGTCACTAGAAAGAAGCTTccagaaggaaataaagttggaTCCTGATCGGAAGATGAAGCTATCAAAGGAATTAGGGCTTCAACCTCGCCAAATTGCTGTGTGGTTCCAAAATAGACGTGCAAGGTGGAAGGCTAAGCAACTTGAGCATTTGTATGATTCTCTCAAACAAGAGTTTGATCTCATTTCCAAGGAGAAACAAAAGCTTCAACAAGAGGtttcattattcatcatcatcattgcacCATACATATATATTAGTATTTACTAACAAGAACATAGTAGTGTAATTTATGCTCATTTTAATCATGATTTTGTTTATGTGACATTTATTACATTCATGAACAATACCATATGtccatattattattataattacaataaggataattaattaatcaccGGATAAAAGATAAATTGTAGTATCACATGCTATTATCCATCATAATTGGtgctaaaaaaaattctaaataaatgtattaaaatattattagagtTGTTAGCAATTGAGAGTTAAATCAATAATGACTAGTAGTTAGTAGATAAATATTTATGAAGTTagttaaaaatatctttataaataACATGACTCTTGTATTATATAAAACAATAACCTAAACACAACAACTTCACGTATATTATTATCTTCTtattctacttttttttttccagaAATTTAACAAAATGTTCAAtgtaattatatatgtatatagttagaTAAATTCTAATTAACATTATTATTGGTTTGTTGAAATTTGAAGAGAAGAAACATTGATTGCTGTGGTTGAATGATGATCAGGTAATGAAATTGAAGGGAATACTAAGAGATCATCAAGGTTGTAGAACTACTCAGATATCAAATTACACTGAAATCTCTGgtggaggtggtggtggtggtgatgagACTACTGTAGAAAGCACTTCTGAGGCCCTACGCTGTTCCAACACCAACAAATCATCATCAATTTCAAGAGCTACTGCTTCCATTGttcataatcataataataataataataatggaaaTTGCTCTTTCACTGTTGAAGACTACAACACTACAGTTCCACCAACAGTTCTTCCCTATTGGCCTGCTGTTCCTTATTACccttaattaattagtattatCACTAATATGTTTCAGCTTAATTAGTTAGCTAGGTACATTAATTATTAGATGATCAGGGAAATTAATCCAGTTTTTCATAGGATATTCACATCATTAGGATCTTCTTGTTGATTGGTACCTTAATtataacattattattattattatgagtaTAATATAGTTATTATGTTTATTTAACTTAATTAGtcacttttatatatattattgcaTGAAGTGTTTTGGTTGTTACCTTTCTGAgctttttttttccctttattTTTTCAGTTGGAAATTAAATAACCTGCtaatttgttgaattttttaaatttatggATGAAAATTATCTGTTGAAAAgatttaaacaaataatttcttttaatttaatattaccTCTATGATTAAGAACAAAGAAATGGAGAGAAATGTGAAAAACATAAAGTTATTATCATATTAATGGTTGTTGGTTGTTCAATTATCCTCTATATACTTAAGATGGTATATTAATTAAGTATATTTATAAttgtttataaatatattattacatctgaaaaaaaaaaaatcctttatctatcaatcattttttttcctttcctaGAAGATAAATTTCACCCTAGCCAAACCCTAAAATATAGAGATGGCTATTATTAGattctttttcttattcaaaTTTGGTTCttcatgcattattatttgGGTTTATGAATATGAATTGCCAAAGGACAATTAGTTTGCGTGTAAGAATGGAGAGATAATAATTTCATTTCCCAaatatattcaaaaataaataaataaataaataaaaaaggtgATTGTTCATGCCCAGTGGCAATGCCCACAAAGGTACAAATTTTTCAGAGAGTAGTTATTGTTGCTTCCAATTTTAAACTTATCCCTAACTTGAGTAAATATACTTTTCTTCTTTGAAACTAGAAACTAGAAAGGTTGAATCTTTCAGTTTTGGGGATCAGTTAATTCATTTCTTTAGTAGTAATTTCTTTTGTTTAATTCAGTCACTTTTTGATGTTGGCAACACATGGAGACTTTGTTCTATAACTAATAAACATGGGCTAATTAATCTTCAATGGGACCAATTATGAGTGTGACAAGTGACTGCAACCcaacaaattcaaaaatctaGAGAAACATCTAAATCAATTTTAGTGTTTTTTTAGGTAAACAGGTTAAAATGTATGTAAATATTGTGTATTGTTAATAATAtgttattattaaaataatttgttaacTTTTAgtcatatattttataatatataattgaatGATAATATTAAATGTAAAAGTAATTATAATATTGAAGAGACACCAAAAAAATAAAGTGGATATTTCAATAATAATGTCTTCACATAAAAGATTATACTGTAAATTGTTAGATGAATTGATATGTTTAACTGAATATATTTAATTGAATAATCTGTATTACAATGTTATTCTCACGTAAAGAAGTATCTACCAAAAAATAACATTGAAGAATTTTCTAATTGAGGACTGAAGATTTgagttttcaatttttttttttttttttggtgactggGTGAAGATCTCACTTTAAATAGTTACACCAAATACAGATGTCCTACTAACTATACATTTCTTataaagaggaaaaaaaaagaaaacaaaagtggtGTATCAACACCCAAGCCCAACCAATTATTTTTGGTGATTGTTAATTTGAGGTCCAAATATTCTGGTGATTGTTAATTTGGGGTCAAACTAATATTTTCAGCAAGTTTATTGAAATTCCGTTAGCCACAGCCCAGTTTGGGTGAAAAAACAATGATTTGGTAATTGTCAAAATATTAAGTTGTCATTCTTTTCTGTATTACCCAATGGCTAGGTTTATTTTTTTGCTTATTTTGTTGTTGTAATCAAAGAATTTTTCGTTTAGAACTTAAGGTACACTAAAAAGCTATATTCATGGTGATtcagaaacaaaattaaaacttctAGCTCTTATTTTAACAATAACCgattaaaaatttcgaaatatGAATGGACGCTTTGTACAAATGATTAGAAACTAGAAAAAACATTTACTCACAAAGAAGGATGTCCCTATTATAGTAGAAGACAACATGTTAAACCAATTTGATGTAAAGTTCAGCTTGGATTTTAGGAACTTTTTTAAGTTAAACTTTGGGGTAGACTTGGGAAGTTCAACCAAAGGATACACTCTTTGCAACATTAAGAGAagaaacaaaatataagaactgAATGAATTATGGaagaaaatttttggaaaacttgaaaaaattgcCTCCATTGGAAAATCAGCACATTCTAAGCTCCAAAACACAAGTTTTAAAACAGCAAAATAAAAGATCAATGATGTGAATGAAATCAGTACAGAAGTTTGGAAACAACTCTATTGTAAAAGCTAAGCCAAAAAGGGAACACCAAAACTGGGGCCTTAGCGCTTGCCGCCACCACCGCCAAGCTTAGGGCCTTTAGGTTGAGCACCCTTGGAAACATTAGCTTTGCCTTGGGACTTTTGGGACTTTGCTGTAGTTTCTGCCTTCTTTGCCTTCTTCTCATCCTTTGTTTTCTTGATCCTCTCTTTGATTTCACTGCAAAGCATAATGACCTCGTATGGTTAGATAACTAAGGGTAGCATAGCAAATCATGTCGGATAATTATCAGCGAATATACATAAACATGGAATACAAAAGGGAAAAAACTCACCGAAGAGCAGCTTCTCTAGCAGCATCTCGAACCTCCGGCTTCTCAGTCCTCCTTTTCTGGATAACTTCCAAAGTGGCACCAACAATGGACCTGGAGTAAGGCCTCTTGGTGGCACGACGCTTCTTCTTCACAGCTTCTTGAGCAATGTCCTATAGATAGTGTAAAATGATACATATCAGTATGGATGCAATGAAACTAAATGGAATGGCATTCTAACTTCACCCACATTAATCAGTATCAAGCAATTGAGTAGGGTTAAGAACCCCAATGACTAGCTCAAGAAAAAGTATTAACATATTGTTTAATGTCTCACGCACGCATAGTTTCGATCAAGAATTCACCTTCTTATGTTGCTTCCTATACATGGCTGTCCATGTAAGCTTCGACGGCTTCAATCTGTTGTGGAAGTACCTCTTGCACTTGGAATTGGCAAACAGAAAGACCTAGTTATTCCAGAAACAAACAGCTTCAGATTAATAACCCATAGCCAATAAATCATAGCAAAAAGCACCTTCACAGCGAAATTTAAAACAAACAAACCTGTGAATCACCACGGACGAATCTGATGCCTTTGCCAGGGTAGATCTTCTGGCCGCTGAAACGGCAAAGTTCGGTCCTGGAATGCACCAAAGATCAAAACTCAGTGAACAGAACTCATTCAATTCATAACACCACAACAACAATGCCTTACACTTCTTCAATAATGGACCCTTTCTTTTGTGAGCAGCTTCATCTTATGTCTTTTTGTATATAATTCATAATCAACACTCAACAAGATTTTCAAATGAAACTCTTGATCATTACTCAAAAcgtgaataataataataataattaaaatcttATGTTATAAACCACTTATTAATCATTTTCGAACATACATGACATAAACCACTTATGTTATTTTTAGTGCCTTATTGaaaaaacagaatcaaacaGCAAAGAtattttcacattttttttctaatttatttctAAGAACAAAATCTTAATGAAGCATGCCAAAATTGAGTATTCCCAGCTACAaaaaaacagaatcaaacaGCAAAGAATTTAACCTTGACATTCTAATTTATTTCACAATATCAAAGTTCTAAGTGCAAAATCTTAATGAAGCATACCAGAACTGGTTATTCCCGGCTACAGCTTAAAATAAAACCACAAAAGAATAGCCatcaatcaataaaaaaataaacaacatTTCCAAAAATCGAAAACATGAAAGTAagtatgaaaattttcaaacagAATCAGAGATCCTTATTTCgtaaaagaatgaaaaaatcGTACTTGAGCACCATGGTTGCTGCTGCAGCTGCTTCGCGTGTTCTTCGATCTCCTTTGTGACGCAGAAACCCTAGAACCCATATGTTCAGTTACGACTATATATATACCccaaaatttcaataaataGCCTTCATTTCTTCAAATATCACGGAAATGCCACCGGAGTTTCTCTCGGCCCATGTGATTTTACTGGGCCAAGCCCAATTACTTCCATGGTTATCTGGGCCATAATATTAGTTTCTAGCCCAAACTAGAAGTTATAGGCTCATTGGTTATTTTTGTAATGAAAAATTGGAATTAGGCTTCAGTTATATATGTACTAGCAGAAGATAAGATCTATATTTGCCaaattcttttatttgattatatttttcaaaaaaaattattattattttattaaaaaatatgtattgactcaaaaaaataataatatcttaattatattatttttaagaaaagatacGGTAAAATTTGATACTTACTAAAATATTAtggtttgaataatttttttaaaaaaagacatGGTTTAAAGTTAATGATGCAGTTAATTTGAAGTAGactattattataaaaaaaaactaaaatattagtAACGTATTTAGATTACTAAAATATTAGTCacttatttaaattattttcatatCATATGTTCTCCTGCAAGAttataaccgaaaaaaatactTATGTTTTTAAACAATTTAACATTAATTTGTATCTTTTTACTATCTTTTTTAATGGATAATTTTTAgggtatattttaattaaattttaaaacaaataaatacatttattgtaatataaaaataaaagtaactattgagtttttttttttttactaattctTATGAGTTATGAggaaaatttttatgaaaaagtttataaaaaatttataatataaattattattattgtattgTTTTATAGTTCTGCaacaacttttaaaaaattgacGTAGTGAATGATGGTTTTAAACTTTAAAACAAAGAGGTACTTAATGGTTTGATTAATTTGGTGAGGTCTATGAGGTCCTTAACACAATCAACCCGCATTTTAGAAGAAGTAGGTGGATAATGATTGTTCTGGAGGAGAAATAATTGCACTCAATCAtataaaatgaaaattaaaataaaaaggaaaatgcTCTTGAGTTGATAGTGGATAAATATAATAAGAGAAAAAGGGCAAAAAGACAAGTGGATGTTGAGTACATATTGGGAAAAGAATATCAATTAATCAATCAATTGATTTTATCTCTATCATAATTCATACCAAATATACATTATCATAACATTTTTAAGAAATAGTTTCCCATGAGTCATGAAGGAGAGTGAGAATAGAAATGAGTTACCCTTCAAGGCTTCAAGCTAGATCATAAAATATACTGTgatatttattgattttattaaGGGTAAAGTATAATATTTGCTATTGAAGTttggtaaaaaattttaaaatatttttaaattttattttattttaattttgttctaaaaaaaaattatttgcattaaatatatttttgacgactaaatttttaaaaaatttaagaccaatttaataataatgtataaaaattatacttgatttgtttgtgttgaGGTTGTTCTTATAAAATTGAattggttttattttttttaaaaaattaggtCAGGAGtatatttaatacaaataaaaaaattttggaacaaaattaaaacaaaataaaacttaaaaatatttttaaaatttttatcaaaattcaaatataaaaaatatactttacccttaTATTAATAAGGGTGCATATGtatgtatttttatatacacactaaatatgtatttttatatattaatttgaCGGTGTAtcgaaattaaattttttaaatattattaaccTTTTTTCGtcacttttttgtttttattttttgtttctctttcaattcagaAAGAACACCCCCACCTCGGAAACACCAATGGAACGAGCCCGTTTGCTGGTTCCATAATCACTCATCACTCTCCGAGATCTCACTTTCCATAACCCAACTAACCCCTTTCAATTCAAAACCCTCATTTTTGTTAATCTCTTTCTTCATTTCACATACACACACgtatttttcttcttattcttatcgttgattttcttctttcttcatcGATCGGGGAAAATGGGGGATAATCAGCCGGAAGAAGAGAGAACCACCGATAGCAGCGATTTTACGTCGGAGGATGAGGGAACGGAGGACTACCGGCGCGGCGGCTACCACGCCGTCAGAATCGGCGACACCTTCAAGAATGGCCGCTACGTCGTTCAGAGCAAGCTTGGTTGGGGCCACTTCTCCACTGTCTGGCTCGCTTGGGACACCCAAAACTCTGTAATCACTCACTCTCTTTCAAAATCGAAGCTTTTTTTGTGGGCTCTGTAGAATTTCTTACATTGGAATGAGTTTATAGTTGTGAAGATAAGCACTTTTTGGTGAATATTTGAAGTGTGTATGGTTAGGGATTAGTGAATTCGTGTTTTTTAGCTGCCTTAGGAGCTTAAGATTTTGATTATAATGTGTTTGTTAAGCTTAAAAAAAGTTTAGAGCTGTGGTGATGATTTGAAGTGTGCTTGGTTTAGGATTAGTGAATAATTGGTTTTTTAATCTGCCCTAGGAAGTTGAAGTCTTTAATTACAATGTTTTTGAAGCGTGTTTGAGATTTTTTTAACTGCCTTAAGCTTTTGATTAAAATGTGGTTTTGAGCCTGAAGTTTATAGTTGtgaaataagatatttttgaagaTGATTTGAAGCATGTTTGCTTAGTGATTTGTGATTAAAAGATTTTCCCTTtttctgttttaattttttgctCGCCTAGGAAGCTAAAGCTTTGGATTATAATATGGTTTTGAACCTATAGAAGTTTATGAGTTAGTTAGTCTAAACACAAGTTTTATCTTTTGCCCCAAATCATTGTTTAGGCCTGAGTGACTGACCCTTTGTGAGGGATTCTATAGTGGAGAAAAACTGCAATTTTATTACTACCAGGCTACTTTGAATTCGGCTATATGCTTGTGCAGTTAGAATGAGTGTGGGTTTTTATTTGGAGCTCTAAAACCATTGTGTAAGtgaaaattcaaatattttcaaatggAAAACTAAATATGCTATGAAAATCTGTAATCTAGTAAGCAAACAATTATTTGGCATCTTTACAATTCTTTAGCctgacttttttttttaccctttttttttACATGATCGGTGTGTGAATATAAATTTTCATGTTCTGATGGAGATATGCAGAACTATGTAGCTCTGAAGGTTCAAAAGAGTGCTCAGCATTACACTGAGGCGGCAATGGATGAGATAACAATTTTGCAACAGATTGCGGAGGGTGACCCAGAGGATAAGAAATGTGTGGTGAAGCTTTTGGACCATTTCAAGCATTCTGGTCCGAATGGACAGCATGTCTGCATGGTCTTTGAATACCTTGGCGATAATCTATTAACTCTTATAAAGTATTCTGATTACCGCGGGATGCCTATTAGTAGGGTTAAAGAGATATGCTTTCATATTTTGGTTGGATTGGATTACTTACATAAGCAGCTTTCTATTATACATACTGACTTGAAACCCGAAAACATCCTTCTCTTATCAATGATAGATCCGTCCAAAGATCCTAGAAAGTCTGGCACTCCTCTCATTCTTCCAAATAGTAAAGATAAGACAGTGCTAGAGTCTGGAGGTGCAAAAGACCTGAAAACATCAAATGGGGATTTGCTCAAGAatcataagaaaaaaattaaaagaaaagctaAGCAGGCAGCACACGGATGTGTGGAGAAGGAAGCTTCAGAAGGAGTTGATGGTAATCCTGAAACCTCTGGTGCCATAGAATCGTCTCCAAATGCAAGTTCTGCAAAAGAACAAGCTTCCAGTTCTACAGGCACCCATCGGTTATCAGATGCTGATGGAACAAAGTCAAAAGAACAGAGTGGTAAAAGGGGAAGCCGTTCAATGAGACAAAAGCTGCTGGCATCAGCTGATCTGAAGTGCAAGTTAGTTGACTTTGGTAATGCTTGCTGGACATATAAACAGTTTACAAATGATATCCAGACAAGACAATATCGGTGCCCAGAGGTGATCCTTGGGTCGAAGTATTCTACCTCTGCAGATCTTTGGTCCTTTGCTTGCATTTGTTTCGAGCTTGCCACGGGAGATGTTCTATTTGATCCTCACAGTGGTGACAACTTCGATCGGGATGAGGTGTGTATATTATGTTTACAATGTGTGATTAGAACGTGTGATTATTCTCACTTATATGATGAGAATTTCTAGGTTTTCAGGTCCTTATATtgaaacttaaaatttgaatggAACTTACAAATGATAACATTTTAAAAGTCAAGTGTGTGAATAATATGCATATGAATTTTGGAACAAGCTTTAGGTGCTTGAAATTTCTAAAACTATGATAGAAGAGTTGTCGGATTATATATCTATGAAGTCTGTCATTGATTGTTAGTCAAAAACTCAAAATTCAATTCAGCCACTTAGAATGAGGAAGATACCTACTATCTGTATTGGCTAGTTCAGCATGAAATGAGTAGCTTGTTTTAGTAAATAAATTTCATGGttgctttattttcaaaacttcTTTATTGGTTGAAAGGATTACATATGTATGTATTTTTCCAAGTCCAAAGTCTTTAAGGTCATCAAATCCCATCGAGCAAACCAATTAGTCTAAAGTAAAGAAGATACTGTAGCGACAGGCGTTGGTTTTTGCATAGCTTTGATGGCTCTGTTTGGGAAGGAATGCTAGTTCTTTTTGGATGTAGATCTCTTTTGTTGTAGGATATGGAGCTGAATGAGTAAAGCATTTGTTGGTGTTCACTTCATGAttccaactcttttttttttttttttgaataa includes:
- the LOC130960351 gene encoding putative homeobox-leucine zipper protein ATHB-51, which gives rise to MDWNNNGSTRSFVPRPDSSFSFLYNYTYTNPYPGIEMKQGGSSAMVEGPSSSTTLSMEKMNSNSNNLMMEKKKRLTNEQLESLERSFQKEIKLDPDRKMKLSKELGLQPRQIAVWFQNRRARWKAKQLEHLYDSLKQEFDLISKEKQKLQQEVMKLKGILRDHQGCRTTQISNYTEISGGGGGGGDETTVESTSEALRCSNTNKSSSISRATASIVHNHNNNNNNGNCSFTVEDYNTTVPPTVLPYWPAVPYYP
- the LOC130960262 gene encoding 60S ribosomal protein L24; this encodes MVLKTELCRFSGQKIYPGKGIRFVRGDSQVFLFANSKCKRYFHNRLKPSKLTWTAMYRKQHKKDIAQEAVKKKRRATKRPYSRSIVGATLEVIQKRRTEKPEVRDAAREAALREIKERIKKTKDEKKAKKAETTAKSQKSQGKANVSKGAQPKGPKLGGGGGKR
- the LOC130961482 gene encoding uncharacterized protein LOC130961482 yields the protein MGDNQPEEERTTDSSDFTSEDEGTEDYRRGGYHAVRIGDTFKNGRYVVQSKLGWGHFSTVWLAWDTQNSNYVALKVQKSAQHYTEAAMDEITILQQIAEGDPEDKKCVVKLLDHFKHSGPNGQHVCMVFEYLGDNLLTLIKYSDYRGMPISRVKEICFHILVGLDYLHKQLSIIHTDLKPENILLLSMIDPSKDPRKSGTPLILPNSKDKTVLESGGAKDLKTSNGDLLKNHKKKIKRKAKQAAHGCVEKEASEGVDGNPETSGAIESSPNASSAKEQASSSTGTHRLSDADGTKSKEQSGKRGSRSMRQKLLASADLKCKLVDFGNACWTYKQFTNDIQTRQYRCPEVILGSKYSTSADLWSFACICFELATGDVLFDPHSGDNFDRDEDHLALMMELLGMMPRKIALGGRYSRDFFNRYGDLRHIRRLRFWPLNKVLMEKYDFSERDANDITEFLVPILDFVPEKRPTAGQCLQHPWINAGPRLLEPSVASSDHIPPGANAGISDQKKKDKDEREAMEAGMGNIAINTDTKSVMASPSKKLFQGSHSHK